Below is a window of Dictyostelium discoideum AX4 chromosome 1 chromosome, whole genome shotgun sequence DNA.
gttaccattattattattattattattattattattattattattattattattgttattgttattattattgttattattattattatttaatttatttttaattggttgataataaaattcacCATTACTTCTAACTTTTTTCATTACTGGTTCATTACAACCATTATCTTCAActtttatattatcattatcgttattattattattattattattttcactatctattatattatttatactgAAAGCACTATTTGTTGAacttgatggtgatggtctTGATGGTGTTGATACAATTGtagatttaaaagttttaattgatggtgatggagATGGTTGtctaatactattattacaagatggtgatgataatgttgatgatggtaGCGTTAATGATGTTGGTGGTgttaatggtggtgatgatggaattggtgatgatgttggACTAGTTAATCCTGTAACAACTGGTTTATGTGGTAATGGTCTAAATATATTTGGTGgtgtattatttgaattattattattattattattattattattattattattattattattattattattattattattattattatcttcacaACCTTcaaatgatggtgatgatgtatTTGAATCAATAATACTACTTAATGGTGATAAATTATGtgatttattgttattattactattactattattattattcatttgatacatattattattattattattattgatattattattattattgttgttattgttataatgattattattattattattattcatttgattataatgattattataatgattatgattattattgttattattattttggttattatgattattattataattattattaatattattattattattattataattgttattataattattattcatttgttgttgttgttgttgttgttgttgttgttgttgttgttgttgttgttgttgttgttgttgatattgtaattgttgattaaAAGTATTTGCAGAAGAGGAATTTAAACTTGAAACATTTGATTGATTTAGAGGTGGTAAAATTGAACCACCTTTACCAGTTAATTGAAGGTAACGAGTTTTACATTCTAAAGCGGTTCTAAGAGTATTTgtatgttttaattttgcTAAATATTCAGATACTTCTAACCAAGATAAATTTTCACCCATTTCATCAACTTTTTTAACCAAAACTTCATCTTCCTTTGGTACCCATGCGACTTCTCTTGATTGAAGtgatttcaaatattgataacGACATTGAATATCAGTACGTTTACAAATTCTTTTAGCGATTTTTTTCCAACTTGAACCATGTTGATTAACCAATctcaataataattcttcttcatcttcatcccATGGTCCTTTTCTAATATCTGGTGATAAAACACGTTTCCAATGTTGAGCACATTGTGCTCCTGTTTTTTGTCCTCCCATCTCTGCTGATATTCTTTTCCATTTCTTTTCACCATAAATACTAACtaattgaaaaagttttTGATCTTCTTCTTCTGTCCATTTATTTGGTGATCTTCTAATaccattttgaatttgaCCTCTtcctctctttttttttaaaaaaaaaaaataaaaaaataaaaaataaaaaaataaaaaaaattaataaatgttggaaaattttattttcaaaaaaaatatatacttacttttgatggtgatggaaCATCATCTTTTGGTGATAAGTCATATTCATTATCTGAAAATTCATCATCCATTAATGAAGGATCATTATAGATTCTATCAGAATTAAATTGTGGagatatattatattttgaaatattattcattatcaaagactctgtcattttttttttttattatttatatatatatatacgtttataatttatatgaaagagtttgatttatattttattatattatatatcgTTTAtggattattaaatttttttttttttttttttttttttttttttataagaaaaaataaatttggaaaaaaaaaaaaaaatatattatctgattgtatttaaaaaaaaaataaaaaaaaaactattgttatagattgatttgatttgattttttttttttttttttttttttaattataaaattattttagattaattaaaaaaaaaaaaattaatatgtggtggttatatttatatataaaataataatatctgttgcgctttgtttttttttctaaaaattaaattattttagatattattattattattattattatttttttttttttttttttttttttaatactatgatatatttttagaaaaattattttataataaaattttttttttttaaaaaaaataaaagagaaaAGATTTAGTTAGTTAATGCGAGTGgtggttttttattattatttattttttttttttttattgtgttgttgaaaaagattaatagaaaaaataaaaaattaaaattaaaattaaaaaataataggtaaaaaaaaaaaaaaaaatttttggaaaaaattaaaaaaaataatattaattgatatgtgattaaataaatatatataaattgtaTATGTGAGATTTTGTGgagattttaatataataaccaaaaaaaaaaaaatgatgttgttgatgatgaggtttttttttttatttttatttttatttttattttttttttttattgtgttgttgtttggaattttaaaaaataaaaaggaaaataaaaaaaagaaccacaattatttaaataaaaataataaattaacccaaaaaattattaaataaataataaaaaaataaaaataatatattattttatttttattatataatttttttatatacttttatatatatatatatatgtaaaaataataatgtgtAAGAGTGAGCGTGTTTAAAGTGGGGGTTAATAGAAAGaggtggtaatggtggtttAGGGAGGgtttaattgtatttaaaaaaaaaaaaataataaaaaaaaaaaaaaactgaggTGAGTGGgtgaattttaaaatattttaaaattgggtttgttgttttatgattatacatatatacaattttttgatttttttcgATAATTGggtgtttaaaaaaaatacaaaacccactccttaaaaaaaaaaaaataataataataataataataataataataatatatttatataaataatattatatattgttgttatcgtttttattgttttgtgTGACAATAGTGAGTGAGttgcattaaaaaaaaaaaaaaaaagaaaaaaagtagtagaaattattattttaaaaataatattaaatgttgTTGATAAAGGTAGTAGTTGGTAATGTGTTTTTGAGAGAGtgttgtgtgtgtgtatgtgtGTGAGTGAAATAAAGAGAAGTGGTTTTTAACAATAAATTAAGATttgaaaaatgaattataaaaacaaaatcacaCACAACAATAAAGTATTgtataaaacttttttttttttttaaaccacacttttaagttttatttaaaataagtgtgttaataataataattattattactattaaagcACACAAGCACACACAGACATGCGAATGTAAAagtataaattattattattatttttttttaaaaaaaaaaaaaaaaaatactattattactatttattaatGGTATGGTTATTGCAAATTAAATTAAGATAATAGATAAATCTCTTTGAGTATTATAATCAATTTATATCCaaatactttttattattattattacactctcaaaaaaaaaaaaaaaaaaaaaaaaaaaaaaacacacacatggatatttttaaaagtggGGGTTAAAATGTGAGTACGGTGTTTATTGATTGTAATTTCAAACTTTCGTAATATTTTAACTATACATTATGTAGTTGGTGGTTGTAGTTgcaatattgttgttgttgttgttggttttttttttttttttttttttttttttaattgttattttattataaaaaataaaaaaataatataccCCAACGTATATGTAATAGGTaggttaaaaaaataataataataataataaatttataattgattgTTATTCTTGGTAGTGGgcataattataattattattttgtgtaGATTGATATAACAATATatgatacttttttttttttttttttttttttttttgtttaatgaTGTTTAAAATGATGGTAGTTGTAGAAATTGGTCAACTAATTTGGAAAGTGGGTGAATTAAATTAGTGTATGTATGTGTGTTTTGGGAGtgtgtttattattattattattttatttatttattttttttttagtgtgTTGTGTATGTTGATAAAAACAGTGTGATGATGGTcggttaaaaataataatttaaattatttaatacaaataattgtTAAATACCAagaataattgaaaaagggTGTTTGAAAGTTTTATGTGTTTCTATTTGAGTGGTTGAATGTTTTGACtttaattacaattaaaaaaaaaaaaaaaaaggaatttattcttataattattttaaaataacgTCGccatattattttaataattaattaaaatacataaaaaagtgttttgtttttatatatataagtgtgtgtgtgtgggTTTGTTttcttataaaaaaaaattgtgaaTAAATAACACACCAcactatttaataatgatgaatcgaaattaatgattttaattgaaaataaccAATTGgccaaataaattaaacccaaaaacaacaacaaaaaacaacaacaaaaaacaataatgaaaACAACAACACACTGTttgtacaaataataatttaattggatATATGATGAAACTttattatgataataatttttttttttttttttttgagtatGCATgtggtttaaatttaaatttcttgaatttaaatcatcaaattaccaattttttacccattaaaagtaatattttaaaataaaataaaacaaaacagaccaaaattttaatttatctttttttttttttttttttttttaaaagagtgtatttggtggtaataataatttttttaattatgacAATTGtaaaaacatttattatcatttttaataattacatA
It encodes the following:
- the mybM gene encoding hypothetical protein → MTESLIMNNISKYNISPQFNSDRIYNDPSLMDDEFSDNEYDLSPKDDVPSPSKRGRGQIQNGIRRSPNKWTEEEDQKLFQLVSIYGEKKWKRISAEMGGQKTGAQCAQHWKRVLSPDIRKGPWDEDEEELLLRLVNQHGSSWKKIAKRICKRTDIQCRYQYLKSLQSREVAWVPKEDEVLVKKVDEMGENLSWLEVSEYLAKLKHTNTLRTALECKTRYLQLTGKGGSILPPLNQSNVSSLNSSSANTFNQQLQYQQQQQQQQQQQQQQQQQQQQQMNNNYNNNYNNNNNNINNNYNNNHNNQNNNNNNNHNHYNNHYNQMNNNNNNNHYNNNNNNNNNINNNNNNNMYQMNNNNSNSNNNNKSHNLSPLSSIIDSNTSSPSFEGCEDNNNNNNNNNNNNNNNNNNNNNNNNSNNTPPNIFRPLPHKPVVTGLTSPTSSPIPSSPPLTPPTSLTLPSSTLSSPSCNNSIRQPSPSPSIKTFKSTIVSTPSRPSPSSSTNSAFSINNIIDSENNNNNNNNDNDNIKVEDNGCNEPVMKKVRSNGEFYYQPIKNKLNNNNNNNNNNNNNNNNNNNNNNNNNNNNGNNTLSYNSDNSSDDDMLPKLKNNKQILSNFKNHNNNQSNTSPMSSPISSPHQSSIEKLKATSFDFFKLESLATLASQSQIVNELVN